Proteins from a single region of Drosophila biarmipes strain raj3 chromosome 3R, RU_DBia_V1.1, whole genome shotgun sequence:
- the LOC108031163 gene encoding antennal-specific protein OS-C isoform X1, with protein sequence MGFHMGRQLLLCGFLLVLLQVVTQTQARPQDVITVAGEETEVVIKQEGDGDDDDSSSEETVEDSEESRRRRREVNSENTPLTRAAIPGLPDPATIIKIAELFQSVGEQIVPILVEAILPSVDEAGDRFARSLQFIKNLSPGSESFATEKNE encoded by the exons ATGGGTTTCCACATGGGACGACAGCTGCTGCTCTGCGGATTcctgctggtgctgctccaGGTGGTGACCCAAACGCAGGCCAGGCCACAG GATGTGATCACAGTGGCCGGCGAGGAGACGGAGGTGGTGATCAAGCAGGAGGGCGATGGCGATGACGACGACTCCTCCTCCGAGGAAACAGTGGAGGACTCAGAGGAGAGCAGGCGCAGACGGCGAGAGGTGAACTCCGAAAACACCCCGTTGACCCGAGCGGCCATTCCAGGTTTGCCAGATCCGGCCACCATAATCAAGATCGCTGAGCTTTTTCAATCCGTAGGCGAGCAAATAGTCCCCATCCTGGTGGAGGCTATTCTGCCCAGCGTGGATGAGGCGGGCGATCGCTTCGCCAGATCCCTGCAGTTCATCAAAAACCTTAGTCCCGGATCAGAATCGTTTGCCACCGAGAAGAACGAATAG
- the LOC108032058 gene encoding neutral and basic amino acid transport protein rBAT — protein sequence MNLFSRLKRLGGGNSRNSVTLPANGVSDTTINAAAAETPPDPTEVYKTIAEDRFLGASANPEKGDMVQDEKVAHADGADEQMLGLNGVEDKLAERRDEVKFVKGDHQNGDAKIDIGTVNGGKPAFTGMSKEELMKYANDPFWVRLRWIFFVGFWAIWVGMLVGAILIIIGAPKCAAPQPLPWYKRGPHAKFGAVDTCSREDIQVAKKIVSAGAIYELPAALTYDVKKPEVEEQIKNLVALYQGSETRIILDLTPNYVAKESQLVQDAIADPEKRSAFVWVSGGSSPPNNWLKVGGNRSAWEKLDDSYVLSQFQDGYYDLKMNSSFIRNEFGGVLKHLLGLGVQGFRLKNTKFFVLSDGLENEVTSAVPKDRNWGPGDYGFYDHKQTTFQSGLGDVLYDYLSIVKNASEEAFLSVAEDVIQPQAYKLSTVPDAYGIDIPMYGDLVKVLSVPKPKISLQNDLDSTLDLSGKNSWLQWNFADISLDTPQDPSALAMFLSLLPGVPVVPVDAVAYQNVTEETYRQITLLRKSASYMHGELAYYQADPLVAFSRIKSGNPGYLVIFNPTELPQASNFTIPKNLPDKMTVSYFSERYNSNVENANKVSHSGRVNLKDLKVAPHSSIILTYVPEKAE from the exons ATGAACTTATTTTCTCGTTTAAAACGTTTAGGCGGCGGTAACAGCAGA AACTCTGTCACGCTTCCAGCCAATG GCGTGTCAGATACTACAATCAacgcagctgctgctgaaaccCCACCCGACCCTACGGAAGTGTACAAAACTATAGCCGAAGACAGATTCCTGGGAGCCAGTGCGAACCCCGAAAAAG GCGACATGGTGCAGGATGAGAAGGTGGCCCACGCGGACGGAGCCGACGAGCAGATGCTGGGCCTGAACGGAGTGGAGGACAAGCTGGCCGAGCGCCGGGATGAGGTGAAGTTCGTCAAGGGCGACCACCAGAACGGAGACGCCAAGATCGACATCGGAACAGTCAACGGAGGCAAGCCC GCCTTCACTGGCATGAGCAAGGAGGAGCTCATGAAGTATGCCAACGACCCGTTCTGGGTGCGATTGCGCTGGATCTTCTTCGTGGGATTCTGGGCCATTTGGGTGGGCATGCTTGTGGGTGCCATCCTGATCATCATTGGAGCTCCCAAGTGTGCTGCCCCGCAGCCCCTACCCTGGTACAAGCGAGGACCACATGCCAAGTTCGGTGCTGTTGATACCTGCAGCAGGGAGGATATCCAGGTTGCCAAGAAGATCGTTAGCGCCGGAGCCATCTACGAGTTGCCGGCTGCCCTGACCTACGATGTGAAGAAGCCCGAGGTGGAGGAGCAGATCAAGAATCTGGTGGCCCTGTACCAGGGCAGCGAAACCAGGATTATTCTCGACCTGACGCCCAACTACGTGGCCAAGGAGTCGCAGCTGGTGCAGGATGCCATTGCCGACCCGGAGAAGCGGTCCGCCTTTGTTTGGGTCAGCGGAGGATCCAGCCCGCCCAACAACTGGCTCAAGGTGGGCGGCAATCGCAGCGCTTGGGAGAAGCTGGACGACAGCTATGTGCTCTCCCAGTTCCAAGACGGCTACTACGACCTCAAGATGAACAGCTCTTTCATAAGGAACGAATTCGGCGGTGTCCTGAAGCATCTGCTTGGACTGGGCGTGCAGGGCTTCCGCCTGAAGAACACGAAGTTCTTTGTACTCTCCGACGGTCTGGAGAATGAGGTGACCTCAGCGGTGCCAAAGGACCGAAATTGGGGACCCGGTGACTACGGCTTCTACGACCACAAGCAGACTACTTTCCAATCCGGCCTTGGCGATGTCCTCTATGACTATCTTAGCATTGTTAAGAATGCCTCGGAAGAGGCCTTCTTGTCGGTTGCCGAGGATGTCATACAGCCGCAGGCCTACAAGTTGAGCACGGTTCCTGACGCCTACGGTATCGATATACCCATGTACGGCGACTTGGTTAAGGTGCTCAGCGTTCCGAAGCCGAAGATATCGCTGCAGAATGATCTGGACAGCACACTCGACCTATCGGGCAAAAACAGCTGGCTGCAATGGAACTTCGCGGACATCAGCTTGGACACCCCGCAGGATCCCTCCGCTCTGGCCATGTTCCTATCCCTGCTGCCCGGTGTGCCCGTGGTGCCTGTGGACGCCGTGGCCTACCAGAATGTCACCGAGGAGACCTACAGGCAGATCACACTTCTGCGCAAGTCTGCATCCTACATGCACGGAGAACTCGCATACTACCAAGCCGATCCGCTGGTGGCCTTCTCCAG GATCAAGTCTGGTAACCCCGGCTACCTTGTCATCTTCAATCCCACCGAGTTGCCTCAGGCGAGCAACTTCACTATCCCCAAGAATCTGCCTGACAAGATGACAGTTTCGTATTTCAGCGAGAGGTACAATAGCAACGTAGAAAATGCCAACAAGGTGTCCCACTCGGGTCGCGTGAATCTCAAGGACCTCAAGGTGGCTCCGCACTCCAGCATTATCCTGACATACGTGCCTGAGAAGGCGGAGTAA
- the LOC108031163 gene encoding antennal-specific protein OS-C isoform X2 yields MGFHMGRQLLLCGFLLVLLQVVTQTQARPQDVITVAGEETEVVIKQEGDGDDDDSSSEETVEDSEESRRRRREVNSENTPLTRAAIPGEQIVPILVEAILPSVDEAGDRFARSLQFIKNLSPGSESFATEKNE; encoded by the exons ATGGGTTTCCACATGGGACGACAGCTGCTGCTCTGCGGATTcctgctggtgctgctccaGGTGGTGACCCAAACGCAGGCCAGGCCACAG GATGTGATCACAGTGGCCGGCGAGGAGACGGAGGTGGTGATCAAGCAGGAGGGCGATGGCGATGACGACGACTCCTCCTCCGAGGAAACAGTGGAGGACTCAGAGGAGAGCAGGCGCAGACGGCGAGAGGTGAACTCCGAAAACACCCCGTTGACCCGAGCGGCCATTCCAG GCGAGCAAATAGTCCCCATCCTGGTGGAGGCTATTCTGCCCAGCGTGGATGAGGCGGGCGATCGCTTCGCCAGATCCCTGCAGTTCATCAAAAACCTTAGTCCCGGATCAGAATCGTTTGCCACCGAGAAGAACGAATAG
- the LOC108031163 gene encoding antennal-specific protein OS-C isoform X3 — MGFHMGRQLLLCGFLLVLLQVVTQTQARPQDVITVAGEETEVVIKQEGDGDDDDSSSEETVEDSEESRRRRREVNSENTPLTRAAIPVPILVEAILPSVDEAGDRFARSLQFIKNLSPGSESFATEKNE, encoded by the exons ATGGGTTTCCACATGGGACGACAGCTGCTGCTCTGCGGATTcctgctggtgctgctccaGGTGGTGACCCAAACGCAGGCCAGGCCACAG GATGTGATCACAGTGGCCGGCGAGGAGACGGAGGTGGTGATCAAGCAGGAGGGCGATGGCGATGACGACGACTCCTCCTCCGAGGAAACAGTGGAGGACTCAGAGGAGAGCAGGCGCAGACGGCGAGAGGTGAACTCCGAAAACACCCCGTTGACCCGAGCGGCCATTCCAG TCCCCATCCTGGTGGAGGCTATTCTGCCCAGCGTGGATGAGGCGGGCGATCGCTTCGCCAGATCCCTGCAGTTCATCAAAAACCTTAGTCCCGGATCAGAATCGTTTGCCACCGAGAAGAACGAATAG
- the LOC108031161 gene encoding uncharacterized protein LOC108031161, with protein sequence MLKMRLYHILVMSCLLLVIQTNISRASRTALRGHHRSLVKPKHPFINVRTNLTAGATEVGTATTVATASNHLKLGALTEKMYNHCQDIFKEKNLVSHVIRGMIGGILDRLNEVCLDKPIHPMIHRIFTEILLCGGSLSDAVDSITDIIFGNFERKCRDRIGFRSVYVLTSAENEVMETKHIK encoded by the exons ATGTTAAAGATG AGACTCTACCACATCCTTGTGATGTCCTGCTTGCTGCTAGTCATTCAGACCAACATTTCGCGAGCTAGTAGAACAGCTCTGCGAGGGCATCACCGGAGCTTGGTAAAACCAAAGCATCCTTTCATTAATGTCAGAACCAACCTAACTGCAGGGGCAACAGAAGTAGGAACGGCAACGACAGTGGCAACCGCATCAAACCACCTTAAATTGGGAGCTCTCACGGAAAAGATGTATAACCACTGCCAAGACATATTCAAGGAAAAGAATTTGGTTAGCCACGTGATTCGTGGCATGATCGGAGGAATTTTGGATCGCCTCAACGAGGTGTGTCTGGACAAGCCCATCCACCCAATGATCCACAGGATCTTTACGGAAATACTTTTATGCGGAGGAAGCCTGTCGGATGCCGTGGACAGCATAACTGACATTATATTTGGCAATTTTGAAAGAAAGTGCAGGGATAGAATTGGCTTCCGTAGTGTCTATGTGTTAACCAGTGCTGAGAATGAAGTAATGGAGACGAagcatataaaataa